The Tessaracoccus aquimaris sequence CACGCCCACGGCCGGCTCTACTGGCTCGCCAGCCTCAAGGCAGAGCCTCAGCGCCTCGACATCCAGGTGCCCGTCGGCGAGCCGAGGCCGGTCATCCTGGCCCCGACCGACCGTCTGGAACAGGTCGTGCCCGACCAGGGCGCCGACGGCTCCCTGCTGGAATGGCGCGGCGCCGCCTACTTCCTGACGCACCGCGGCGGCCCCGCCCGCGCACTCGCCGACCAGCCGGGCGTGCGGGTCCGCGAGCCCCGCTTCCTCGGCACCACAGGCAAGGCCGTGTGGGTGAGCGACGCCGAGGGCGACGACTGCCTCGAGATCCGCCAACTCGACGGCGACAAGGCCCCACGCAGGATGGCCGCAGGCCGGATCGGGCGCGTCCTCGCGCTCGAACCCAACAAGGCGGGCACCAAGATCGCGATCGGCAGCCACGACGGCGCGATCCACCTCGTCGACGTGGCCCGCGCCTCCGTGAAGAAGATCGGCGTCTCCGAGGGTGGCGAGCCGACCGGCTTCGCCTGGTCCCCCGACGGCCGCTACCTGGTGTGGCGGCAGGCGATCGCCAACGAGGGGACGCTCGGCCGCCTCGTCGGCTACGACCTGACCGCGGACAAGGCGTTCACACTCACCCGCGGCCAGTTCAACGACTTCTCGCCGGTGTTCACCCCCGACGGCAAGCACCTCTGCTTCCTGTCGAGCCGCACCATCGACCCCAGCTACGACGAACTCACCTTCGACCTGTCGTTCAGCAATACCGTCCGACCCTGGCTCGCCCCGCTCAGCGCAAGCGAGCCAGCCCCGTTCGGCCCGGCTGCCGACGGCTGGCCCATCAGCGAACCCGCCGACCGTGACGACGCGAAGGCCGAGGAGAAGACGGACAAGCCAGAGGGGGAGGCCAAGGACGAGGTCGCCGTCGAGTTCGACATCGACGGCTTCGAGGACCGGATGGTGTCCTTCCCGGTGCCGTCCGGACGCTACGCGTCGTTGCAGGCGACCAAGGACGGCCTTGTGTGGGTGTCGCTGAAGTCGGCTGGCGAGTTGGGCGCGGTCCGCGCGGGCGTCGAGGGCGAGGTCAAGGATCAGATCGAGCACTTCTCGTTCAAGTCGCGCAAGGTCTCGGTGGTCGTCGACGCCGCCGACGGCGCCGCCGTCTCCGGGGACGGGGAGCGGCTCCTCGTCCGCAACGGCGAGGACCTGTGGGTGCAGTCCGCCGAGCAGGCCCCGGGCGACGACGACGACGCCAAGACCCACGTCGACCTCTCGCGGCTCCGTCGCGAACTGTCGCCGCGGGCCGAATGGCGCCAGATGTACGCCGAGAACGCCCGCATCATGCGCGACCACTACTGGCGAGACGACTTCGACGGCACCGACTGGGCCGCCGTCGTGGCGCGCTACGCGCCGCTGGTTGAGCAGATCGCCACGCACGACGACCTCGTCGACGTGCTGTGGGAGACGGTCGGCGAACTGAACACCTCGCACGCCTACGTGTCGCCGCCCGCGTCGCACGACGACGCGCCGCGGGTCGGCTTCCTCGGGGCCGAATACCGCCGCAACGGCAAGCGCGAGATCGTCATCTCCCGTGTGCTGCGCGGCGAGAACTCCGACCCCGGCGCCCGCGCGCCGCTGCGTGCGGCGGGGGTGGCCGCGGAGGCTGGTGACGTGATCGTCGCCGTGGACGGCAAGCCGACCGGAGACGTGCCCGACCTGGGCGAACTGCTGCTCGGATCGGCGGAGAAGGTCGTCGAACTGACGCTCGCCCGCGGAAGGCAGAAGCGTCGCGTCGCCGTCGTGCCCGCCGCGAACGAGTCGGCCATGCGCTACCACGAGTGGGTCGCCGGGCGCGTCGACTACGTGGAGAAGCACTCCGGTGGCCGCCTTGGCTACGTGCACGTGCCGGACATGGTGGCCAGCGGCTGGGCCGAGTTCCAGCGCCTCGTCGACGCGGCAATGCGGCACGAAGGCGTGATCGTGGACGTGCGCTTCAACGCCGGAGGACACACCTCCGAGCTGATCCTCGAGCGGATCGCCCGCCGCGCGATCGGCTGGTCCGGGGCGCGCCACATGGGCGTGCTCGGCACCTACCCGTCGCAGGCAAGGCGCGGCCCCGTGGTCTTCGTCACCAACCCCTATGCGGGCTCCGACGGTGACATCGTCACGGCCGCTGCCCAGAACATGGGCCTCGGCCTGGTCGTCGGCGAGCGGAGTTGGGGCGGCGTGGTCGGCATCGACGGCCGGTTCACCCTGGTCGACGGGACCGAGGTGACGCAGCCGCGCTACTGGATCGCCTTCGACAAGCAGGGCTTCGGCGTCGAGAACCACGGCGTCGACCCTGACGTCGTCGTCGAGGTCAGCCCGGGGGAGTGGGAGTCCGAGAGGGACATCCAACTCGACAAGGCCATCGAGATCGCCCTGGAGGGCCTGTCCGCGACTCCGGCCTCGGTGCCGCAGGAACTCCAGCCACCGCGGTTCACGCGCGCCTGAGCCTCACTGCGGGGCGTACCCCGTCGAGTCCCGGACCATCAGCCTCGTCTCCAGTTGGAAGCGGGGCCAGTCGGTGCCAGGCAGCCTCCGTGCGTTGTCCAGCAGCGTGACGGCTGCGCTTCCCATGGCCTCCAGGGGTTGGCGGATCGTCGTCAGGGCAGGCACGTACGAGCGCGCCAGGGGGGTGTCGTCGAACCCGATCAGGCTGAGGTCCTGCGGGATCCGGAGCCCGCGGCGTCGGCAACTGTCGATGACCCCGAGCGCCACGAGATCCGACAGCGCGAAGATCGCCGTCGGTGGCTTGGCCAGGCCAAGCAGGTAGCGGACCCCCGCGAGACCCGCCTGATAGTGGAAGTTCTCGTGCAGAACCAGGCCCTGATTGAACGCGATCCCTGCACCCTCAAGCGCGCTGCGGTAGCCCTCGATGCGCTCCACGGCGGGGCGCGACGTGGCGAGCCCTCCCACCACGCCGATGCGGGTGTGCCCGAGGTCGAGGAGGTGCTGGGTCGCCTGCCTACCGCCCTGCCAGTTGGTGGCGCTGACGCTGAGGACCTCCGGGGGCACGTCATCGATCGGGTCGATGAGGGCCACCGGGAAGGAGCGCTTGAGCGCGGTGTGGGTGTCGACGACGCTTGTCGGAAGCGTCAGCACCACCAAACCGGCGGCGCCTGCGTCGGCGACCTTGTTGATCCACCGTGACGAGCCCGGCCTCAGGGCACCCGGCGCTGCCTTTCGGGCGATGTCGGTGTGGATGGTCAGGTCGTAACCGAGTTCGGTGGCCCTGTCGATGACCCCCGACAGCACCACGGGGCATAGGGGTTACGCAGGTCCTCCGCGAGCATGTGGATGGTCGAGCCGGCTGGGCCACGCGAACGCGGGGTCTGGTAGCCCAGTTCCGACGCCGTACGCAGGATGCGCTCGCGCAGGTCGGGCGAGACGTCAGAGCGCGCGTTGAGCGCCTTGCTGACGGTCGAGAGCGACGCCCCGACCGCGCGGGCGATATCGATTTGTCGCGCCATACTCGTGGCCTCTCCGAAAATTTCGGGTTTCCTAAGATCCTGCTTCCAGGTCTATTTCCCGGGAGTCTAGCCGCTTATGCTGCGGAAACAGTAGTGCTTTACAGGGACACTGATGTCCGAAATATTTCGCCGAAAGGGGCGCGTCATGAATATCTCTCGTAGGAACCTTCTGGGTGCAGTGGGAGCGGTTGCCGTCGCTGGCGGGTTGAGCGCGTGTGGTGGAGGGAAGCGCCCCGGCGGCGGTGGTGGCGAGGGTGGAGGCGAGGCGAGCGCCTGGGCGTTGTCGGGCGGCTACACCGACGCGACCTACAAGGCGAGCTTCGACACCTGGAACAAGGACAACCCCGACAAGAAGATCTCGCTCGAGGTGTTCGCCAACGATGCCTACAAGGAGAAGATCCGCACGGCCGTCGGTTCGAACCAGGCGCCGACCCTGATCTACTCCTGGGCGGGGGCGCCCCTTGCCGACTACGTGAAGGCGGGCAAGGTCATCGACCTGACGGAGAGCACCAAGGCCGTGCAAGGCAAGCTGATCCCAGCGTGCTCGGGACCGGCACCATCGACGGGAAGGTCTACGCCCTGCCCAACAACAACACGCAGCCGGTGGTCTTCTACGGGAACATGGACAACCTCGCCAAGGCGGGCCTCGACGGCATTCCCGCGACCTTCGACGAGATGCTGACCGCCGTGGACAAGCTGAAGGCGGCCGGGGTCGAGACGCCCATCGCGTTGGCGGGGCAGAGCCTCTGGCCGGGCCTGATGTGGATCGAGTACCTGGCCGATCGGGTCGCGGGCCCTGAGCTGTTCTCGGCCATCGCGGCGGGAGACATCGCCAAGTGGGAAGACCCCAAGATGATCGAAGCCCTCGGCATGATCACCCAGTTGGTGAAGGCCGGAGCGTTCGGGCCAGGGTTCGGATCCGTCGTCGCGGACGCCAATGCCGACGTGGCGCTGATCCACACGGGCCGCGCCGGGCTCCTCCTGCAGGGAGCGTGGTGCTTCGGCAGCTTCGTCGCCGACGCGCCGGACTTCCTCGCGGCAGGCAAGCTGGTCTACGGAACGTTCCCGACCGTCGAGGGCGGCGCAGGCGACCCAGGCAACCTGGTGGGCAACCCCGCCAACTACTGGTCGGTGTCGGCGAACGCCTCGGAGGAGCAGCAGAAAAACGTCATCGCCTACCTCAACGAGGCAATGTTCAATGATGCCTACACCGAGGCGTACATCGGCGCAGGCCTGGTCCCCGTCGTCACGGGTGCTGAGGACAAGCTGTCGGGCGTCGACAACTCGGAGTTCCTGACCTACCTGTACAAGCTGGTCTCCGACGCGAAGCACTTCCAGTTGTCGTGGGACCAGGCGCTCCCGTCCGCCCAAGGGCAGGCGATGCTCACCAACCTCGGGCAACTGTTCCTCGACCAGATCACCGCCGAGCAGTTCTCGAAGACGATGGCGAGCACGAAGTGAGCCGCACGGCCTCCGGGTTGAGCCGTGGGCCCTCAGCCTGGTTGGCAGCGCCGGCCGTGATCTTCTTCCTGCTGTTCGCGGTCGTTCCGCTGCTCGGTGTCGTCGTGCTCTCCTTCATGGCGTGGGACGGCCTCGGCACACCAGTGTGGACCGGCACGGCCAACTGGACCCGGGTCCTGAGCGACCCGGTGACGCACAACGCGCTGTGGCTCTCGCTCGTCG is a genomic window containing:
- a CDS encoding S41 family peptidase — encoded protein: MAYLRYPHLHGTDVVFVADDDLWLASLDGGRASRLTFGEVAARSPRFSPDGSRVAFVSASGGGNDAYVVDLDGTTTRLTWLSARRLQISGWLDDEHILIASDHQGVHRIDASMYSLSLSGDLQRLPYGVATSAAVDKKGRVAVATANFRDPSGWKRYRGGMATRLYVSNGKGDWTRILPQEEASLFGPTWVGDRIVFTSDLGTGPDVQAQVWSVNASGKDLRQHTSHTEAEGYVRDAASDGKGIVYHAHGRLYWLASLKAEPQRLDIQVPVGEPRPVILAPTDRLEQVVPDQGADGSLLEWRGAAYFLTHRGGPARALADQPGVRVREPRFLGTTGKAVWVSDAEGDDCLEIRQLDGDKAPRRMAAGRIGRVLALEPNKAGTKIAIGSHDGAIHLVDVARASVKKIGVSEGGEPTGFAWSPDGRYLVWRQAIANEGTLGRLVGYDLTADKAFTLTRGQFNDFSPVFTPDGKHLCFLSSRTIDPSYDELTFDLSFSNTVRPWLAPLSASEPAPFGPAADGWPISEPADRDDAKAEEKTDKPEGEAKDEVAVEFDIDGFEDRMVSFPVPSGRYASLQATKDGLVWVSLKSAGELGAVRAGVEGEVKDQIEHFSFKSRKVSVVVDAADGAAVSGDGERLLVRNGEDLWVQSAEQAPGDDDDAKTHVDLSRLRRELSPRAEWRQMYAENARIMRDHYWRDDFDGTDWAAVVARYAPLVEQIATHDDLVDVLWETVGELNTSHAYVSPPASHDDAPRVGFLGAEYRRNGKREIVISRVLRGENSDPGARAPLRAAGVAAEAGDVIVAVDGKPTGDVPDLGELLLGSAEKVVELTLARGRQKRRVAVVPAANESAMRYHEWVAGRVDYVEKHSGGRLGYVHVPDMVASGWAEFQRLVDAAMRHEGVIVDVRFNAGGHTSELILERIARRAIGWSGARHMGVLGTYPSQARRGPVVFVTNPYAGSDGDIVTAAAQNMGLGLVVGERSWGGVVGIDGRFTLVDGTEVTQPRYWIAFDKQGFGVENHGVDPDVVVEVSPGEWESERDIQLDKAIEIALEGLSATPASVPQELQPPRFTRA
- a CDS encoding substrate-binding domain-containing protein encodes the protein MVLSGVIDRATELGYDLTIHTDIARKAAPGALRPGSSRWINKVADAGAAGLVVLTLPTSVVDTHTALKRSFPVALIDPIDDVPPEVLSVSATNWQGGRQATQHLLDLGHTRIGVVGGLATSRPAVERIEGYRSALEGAGIAFNQGLVLHENFHYQAGLAGVRYLLGLAKPPTAIFALSDLVALGVIDSCRRRGLRIPQDLSLIGFDDTPLARSYVPALTTIRQPLEAMGSAAVTLLDNARRLPGTDWPRFQLETRLMVRDSTGYAPQ
- a CDS encoding LacI family DNA-binding transcriptional regulator; this translates as MARQIDIARAVGASLSTVSKALNARSDVSPDLRERILRTASELGYQTPRSRGPAGSTIHMLAEDLRNPYAPWCCRGSSTGPPNSVTT
- a CDS encoding extracellular solute-binding protein encodes the protein MNISRRNLLGAVGAVAVAGGLSACGGGKRPGGGGGEGGGEASAWALSGGYTDATYKASFDTWNKDNPDKKISLEVFANDAYKEKIRTAVGSNQAPTLIYSWAGAPLADYVKAGKVIDLTESTKAVQGKLIPACSGPAPSTGRSTPCPTTTRSRWSSTGTWTTSPRRASTAFPRPSTRC
- a CDS encoding extracellular solute-binding protein, coding for MPNNNTQPVVFYGNMDNLAKAGLDGIPATFDEMLTAVDKLKAAGVETPIALAGQSLWPGLMWIEYLADRVAGPELFSAIAAGDIAKWEDPKMIEALGMITQLVKAGAFGPGFGSVVADANADVALIHTGRAGLLLQGAWCFGSFVADAPDFLAAGKLVYGTFPTVEGGAGDPGNLVGNPANYWSVSANASEEQQKNVIAYLNEAMFNDAYTEAYIGAGLVPVVTGAEDKLSGVDNSEFLTYLYKLVSDAKHFQLSWDQALPSAQGQAMLTNLGQLFLDQITAEQFSKTMASTK